The following proteins are co-located in the Mus pahari chromosome 14, PAHARI_EIJ_v1.1, whole genome shotgun sequence genome:
- the Ca4 gene encoding carbonic anhydrase 4 codes for MQLLLALLALAYVAPSTEDSHWCYTIQTKDPRSNCLGPEKWPGSCKGSQQSPINIVTARTKVNPRLTPFNLVGYDQKKQWPIKNNQHTVEMTLGEGMCIIGGDLPAQYEAVQLHLHWSDGKDNGSEHSIDGRHFAMEMHIVHKKMSSSDNEQDSKDKFAVLAFMIEVGDKVHKGFQPLVEALSSISKPHSTSTVRESSVQDMLPPSDKMSNYFRYHGSLTTPNCDETVIWTVYKQPIKIHKDQFLEFSKSLYYDEDQKLNMKDNVRPVQPLGNRQVFSSRAPGQLLSVPLPTLLVPTLTCLVANFLR; via the exons ACTCACACTGGTGCTATACGATTCAAACTAAGGATCCTAGAAGCAACTGCTTGG GGCCTGAGAAGTGGCCTGGATCCTGTAAGGGGAGTCAGCAGTCCCCCATCAACATTGTCACTGCTAGGACAAAGGTGAACCCCAGACTGACACCCTTCAACCTCGTTGGTTATGACCAAAAGAAGCAATGGCCAATTAAGAACAATCAACACACAG TGGAGATGACGCTAGGGGAAGGCATGTGCATTATCGGAGGAGACCTGCCCGCCCAGTACGAGGCCGTACAGTTGCACCTGCACTGGTCAGATGGGAAGGACAACGGTTCAGAGCACAGCATTGATGGGAGACACTTTGCCATGGAG ATGCACATCGTGCACAAGAAGATGTCATCTAGCGACAATGAGCAGGACTCGAAGGACAAGTTTGCAGTGCTGGCATTTATGATTGAG GTAGGAGACAAGGTGCACAAGGGCTTCCAGCCCCTGGTGGAAGCACTGTCCAGTATCTCCAAACCCC ATTCAACCTCTACAGTGAGGGAGAGCAGCGTGCAGGACATGCTCCCCCCGAGCGACAAAATGTCTAACTACTTCCGTTACCATGGCTCACTAACCACACCAAACTGTGATGAGACCGTCATCTGGACTGTGTACAAGCAACCCATTAAGATCCACAAAGACCAG TTCCTGGAATTCTCAAAAAGTCTGTACTATGACGAAGATCAGAAGTTGAACATGAAGGACAATGTGAGGCCCGTGCAGCCACTGGGAAACCGCCAGGTGTTCAGTTCCCGTGCCCCAGGACAGCTGCTGTCTGTGCCACTGCCCACTCTGTTGGTCCCCACACTCACCTGCCTGGTGGCCAACTTCCTCCGGTAA